CGGATATATTATGTATTTGTCCTACTCTTCTTTTCATTGAACTTATTGGGACAAGCAAAGAAACCGGAACTTATGGTCGTTCCCAGTTTACCTTGGTGTAATGAAAAGGGATATGTATTTGAAAGAACGACAGAATTGGGAAGTGAAACGCTTCCGGACTACAAAAAAGCACTGGCGCAGGATAAGGATTTGATGAATGTCATTTCTAAGATAGGTATTTTGATGGCTGATAAAGGATTTCCTTTGAAAGACCTTTCTGCTTCTATAAAAAATATGGAAATGATAAATGCCCGGAATGCCATGACTTTGAGTAAGAATTCGGGTGCCGTGTTGACGGAAACAGCGCTTGATGTTTTGAAACGGACTGCTAAATGTGACATCATTCTGGAAGTTGACTGGAGCGTGAATGTGTTGGGGCCGAAGAAATCGGTAACCTATAATTTGCGCGGGATAGATGCTTACACCAATATGCAGGTTGCAGGTGCACAAGGAACAGGCCAACCCTCTTTTTCGGCCGAGATACCTGTATTGGTCGAAGAAGCCATTCTAGTCAATATGGATAATTTTACTTCACAATTGCAGGCTCACTTCGATAATTTGTTTGAAAATGGTAGGGAAGTCTCTATTGATATAAATGTGTTCGATACGGGAGCGGGTATTGATCTGGAAACCGAGTACGGTGAAAATGAGTTGATTGATGTGATTGAAGAATGGCTGGAAAAGCATTGTGTAAAAGGACGGTTCTCGAAAGCAGAAGGCTCGGAGAATTTTGCCATGTTCAACCAGGTTCGAATTCCAATGGTAAATGAAAATGGCAAAGCGATAGATACGGAAGATTTTGTGAAAGAATTGAGAAAGATGTTGCGCAAGCCACCGTATAATCTTGTTTGTAAGGTAATTCCTTCTGGATTGGGAAGATGTCAATTGGTTATAGGAGATAAATAGAGAATATCATGAAAAAGATTATAGGTGTATTTATTGTGTTGCTGATGTCTTTCAATGGAATATCAGCGCAAGAGGAATGTGACACTCCTATCGCTGTGTTAATGGCGGAGCGTATTGACGGGATGAATGAAGTGCAGCAAGAATATTTGCGTTCTAAAATGGAGCAGTTGATTGTTTCCCAAGGTATTTCATCCGATTTCTTTTATACTCAGTTCTTTCTTACGGCAGATGTCGTAGGAATGCAGAATGAGGCCGTGCCTACTATTCCGGCAAGTGCGACTTGTCAATGTGACATTATTCTCAAACTGGTGGATAGGGCAGGTATGAAAACTATGGCAACTCAGGTTGTCAATGTAAGAGGGGCAGGTGCCACAGAGGAGAAAGCCATAAGGAATGCCATACGGTTAATAAATCCGCAAAACAAGAAATTGCTGGATTTCATCAAAGGGGCAAAAGGTAAAGTTTTGGCCTATTACAATCAGCATACGGTGCAGATTGTGTCACAGGCACATCGGCTGGGCGGTCTGGAAAAATATGAAGAAGCTTTTAACTTGCTGGCTTCTGTGCCGGAATGTTGTAACCGATATGATGAAGTGACTCGTGAGATAATAGCCATTTATCCGAAAGCACGGGATAAAATAGGTGAGAATTATTTGAAGAAAGCCCGTAGGATATGGACAGCCAATCAAACAGGGGCTGCTGCCGGGGAAGCTTGCTATTGGTTGTCTTTGATAGATCCTAAGTCTTCTGCTTATTCTAAGGCTGAATCACTCTATGCCGAGATAAAAGGACGGGTACAGGTAGAGGTACAACATGAAATGAAGGTTTATGACGACAACGTTGATTTGGTAAAAGAACAGATAAATGCTGCAAAGGAAATCGGAATGGCTTACGGCAAAGGACAGCAGACGGAGATTAATGTGATAAAATAGTATGTAACTAAAAGACTGATAATATGAATCGTATTTGTTGGATGATTGTTTTCTATCTAGTGATGGGGACATCAATTTTGAATGCGCAAACTCTTATTCCCGAACAAAACGGGAAAGGGAAATGGGGATATGTAGACCTTGACGGCAAGAAAGTAATTGATTACAAATTCAAGGAGGCTTATCCTTTTATAGATGGTAAGGCGAAAGTTAAAAAAGGGGAGAAGTGGGGATATATTGATACAAAAGGCAAAGAGGCAATAAAGATTAAGTACTCGGAGATGTATGAGTGGAATGGCGATTATTGCAAAATTGCGGAAGGCGGAAGTGTAAAAGACGGTATTCTCACCGGCGCAAAATGGGGATATATCAATCGGCGGGGAGATATTATTATGAAAGCTGAGTATGACGAGATTGGTCTGTTTAAGGATGGTCTTGCCTATGTAATGAAAGGCGGAAAATATGGTTATATAGATGATAGTTTCCATGTTTTTATTCCTTGTAAATATACTGCGGTCGGAACCTTCAACGAACGTGGGTATTGTTGGGTAAACGAAGGTGGCAAATTTGATAAGAAAAAGAACAAGGATGTTGTGAAAGGCGGAAAGTTTGGTGTGTACAAACGCAATGGCGACCTTGTCGTTCCTGTAAAATACAAAGCTATCGGAGTTTTTGACGAGTTAGCACCGGATGCGAATCCATTGATGGCTTCAATTTATAATGATCCGGAATACATCAAGCAACTTAGAAAAATAAGGAAAGACGGTTATGCGTTAATGCGGTACACTCCTAATATATTTAAGTTTAGTTTTGATGTATCTTCCGAGTTTGATTTTTCGAAAACGAAAGAATATGTGGAGAGCCATACGAAAGAGTTGAATGAGTCATATCTGGAGAAAATGTCAGAGGCAGACCGGAAATTAGCGGAAGAATGTGGTAGCTTTGAATTATTGACATATAGTTTCCTGTCTCCGAAAAAGTTTAGCAAGTTATCCATGACTGAAAACACTTACATTGTAGTATCTAATAAGTTTGGTTTCTCTAGTCTGAATGGAGAAATGCATAAATATAATTATCATAAGTCGAATGAGAAGTTTTTTCATAAAATAGGCATATTTGATGGGAATGGTACCATGTTGCTGCCACCGGATAAGTATGATTTGGCTTATAGCCCTAATAATGGATTTATTACTGTAGCTCGTGAGAAGAAGAAAAGAGTTCAGTCTAATTATTATACTATAGAATCGGGCAAATTACTTTTTAAGGATTGGATAGACGTTGAGGTAGTCACTCCTTTTGAAAAGGGAAATGCTGTCATCGCTACTCATAAAGAACAATATCTGATAGATAAAGAAGGTCGTAAGATTTCTAAAGATTATAGTTTGATTCTTCCTATGAGGGAGAGCGTATATGTAGTCAAGAATGGTGATAAATGCGGCATTATAGATAGCCTCGGACATGAAATCATATCTCCTTCTTATAATCTGATCAGTCCTGTAAGTGAAGGACTTATGTGTGCACAAAAGAATAAAGGCGGGTTGTATGGATTCCTTGATAAAAAAGGGGAATTTGTTATTCCAGCTATGTACGAATCTGCACAATCATTTAAATATGGTTGGGCTAGCGTGCGAACAAAATCCGGTTGGGGCGAAATAGAACCGGATAATAAGATGGCTGTGGAATGTAAGTGGAATAATACAGCCGCAAAAGAAGAATGGAAACCAAAACTAATGTGGGTGCAGAAAGAAAACAAAGGTTTATGGTACTGCCTGTCAACCGAAACAAACCAATTAGCCTTTAATGCAGGATATACGGGCTTTAGAAACTTTAATAGAGATTTTGAGGGAGTTGCGGTAGTCTGGGACAAGAACAATAAGGTCGGTTGTATTTCTTCTGATGGTAAAGTCTTGGTTCCTTGTATAATGCCAAATGGAAACTTGGCAATGAAGGCTTATTCGCAGATGCTCAATCAAAAGATGGGAGTATGGACAGAAATAGATACTTACAAATTTATGATTAGAAACAATCAGGAGCGCAATAAATGTGAATTGACAGGAACTATTGAAAATGATATGTGGGACTATTAAAGAATAAAGAAATGAGAAAAGTAAGACTTTTGATAACGGTACTATTGGTAACGTTCGTGTTTTCTGAGTCTGGGGCACAGGAAACCGTTCAACAAGATATGAAATATCGTCGTAGTTCTATCTATAGCATACTTGTAAGCCATAGCGAACAGGACTTCTGTGACGAGATAAAAGAACAGTTCCTGGCGATTCCCGTTCCTGATAAATATAATGATCATGGGTTGAGTATAAATGCTGTTGTTGTAGACTGTAAAGGAAAATACACAGAAGATATTACGGACTTTATCAATCGTAACCATATAGCCAGCCGACTTGTAGGGAAATGGTTTAATAGGAACATTCTAACGGGAGAGTGTGACATGGAACTGGTAAAAGAACGTGGTCTTTATAATGCGTCTGAATTTGATAAGGAACTGGCAAAACGCTCAAAGAGGGGGATAGCCATGTTGCAAGATGCTGGAGAGGATTTAATAGGAAATACCTACTTATTGGTAAATGAGGTTCGCTATATAGATAAAAATGCCCGTGCCAAAACATGGGGACTGGCTTTGACTGTACTTGGTGGTGTTGCCGGAATGGCCACCGGCAATAGCGATTATGTAAAATTGGGACAAAATTATGGTGATATTGTAGCTACACTGAAGGGCTTCTCTGTGAAAATACATACCCGTCTTTATCAACTGATATGGAATGAAGAAATTGCAAATCAGTTTTATACTCTTTACTACTCGGAGAAAGCGGATGAGCAAAAGAAGTTTACCTTCGAGAAGAATCGGAGGGCGTTTCAGATGAAATATGTTGGTGAAGTGGAATCCAGTGGTGCTAAAACGTCTTTCTTGGGTATAAAAGAAGAAGAACCCTTGCAAATGATTCGTAAAGCCTGCCAACGGGCTATTGATGAAAATGTGGCTGACTTACAAAAGAAATATGAACAGTTTAAAATAAAAGCTCCAGTCTTGAATGTGGAGCCGGCTATTACTGTGCAGATAGGAAAAAAAGAAGGCATCGACAAAAATTCCAGATTTGAAGTTCTTGAAGCCAGAGAAGTAGAGGGTAAGATTGAATACAAACGGATGGGCATTATTAAACCTGTTGCCGATAAAATATGGGATAACCGTTATATGGCAGCGGAAGAGGGGGCTTATGGAGCTGATTTGAAAGCTACAACTTTTGTCAAGGTTAGTGGTGGCGATTTTTATCCGGGAATGCTTGTACGAGAAATCAAATAGTATTGAACTAACATTAGTATTCACTTAAATTAATTATTTATGAAAAAGAATCAGAAACAGAGAAACGGCTTGCATAGTCGGTTCTTAAAGAAAGTCGGACTGTTTTGCTTTATGCTGGCTGTGTTTCCTTCGTTGTGCCATGCAATCGATTGGACACCTAAATATGCAGGAGGGATGCATATTGGTTATGGAACGAGTTCGACAGTGAACGATGTGAAGACTTATTCTGCCCGTGCCATGTTGGGAATGCTTCATGGAATCATGTGGGGGGATTATCTTCAGACATCAATTGGTGTAGATGCTCATATGTTGACGCATTATTACAAGGGGCAGGGTTTGCGTTTTGCCATGACGGGTTACGTCGATTTGCGGGGTTTTTATCCTGTGACCTCTGACTTTTCACCGTTCGTGGATTTGGCATTGGGTGCAGGGCACTCGCTGAAGCCGTCAGGTGGCAAAACTTCTTTCTATTGCGAATTCGGACCAGGCATAAAGTACAAAAAGTTCACTCTTAGTTGTGGCTTACAGAAGTTCGGGAACGATAAAGGCTCTTCTCATTTTTATGTAAAGACAGGTTTTTATTTCTAATATTTAAAGGATTATATTTATGAAAAAGAAAAATAACAACGACGAACTAATTTCCAGAAGACAGTTTTTTAAGAAAGCGGCAGGACTTGTACTTCCGGCAATAGCATTGACTGCATTACCAAGTATTCTCACTTCATGTGAAATTGATGAACCGCCTTTGGATGATACTGGAGGAGGTTGTTCGGATTGTAGTGGGAAATGCAAGGATACTTGCAGCGGGCAGTGTACGAGAACTTGCGCAACTTCATGTAGGGGAAAAGCGCTTACTATTCCTTCCAGTTGTAACCACAGTTGCAAAGGAGAATGTTATTCCAGTTGTACGGGTACATGTAAGAATTCAAGTAAATGATAATTGCTGAATGGAAATAAAAGAACAAGATGCCGGTTGGCAGTTTGGAAGGACAAAGAATATTACTTTCATTGTCACAAAAGACTGCCAGCTTGCTTGCAAGTACTGTTATCTTGTAGGTAAGAATACAAAAGAACGCATGTCTTGGGAAGTAGCTAGGCAAGCTGTTGACTATATTTTGGAACGGGAAGAAGAATTCCGGGAAGAATCCGTTGTCTGGGATTTTATCGGAGGAGAACCCTTTTTGGAAATAGGTTTGATAGATAGGATATGCGATTATATTAAGGTGGAACTGTTCCGGCGAAACCACCATTGGTTTAACTCTTATCGTTTCTCGTTCTCTACTAATGGCATTAATTACCATGAAGAGAAAGTGCAGAATTTTATCAAGAAGAATAGAGAGCATTTAAGTATCGGCATCACTATAGACGGTACGGAGATGAAACATGACCTGAATCGTGTGTATAAAATAACGGATCGGGGTTCTTATAAAGATGTGGCGCGTAATATACCATTATGGTTGGAACAGTTCCCAAATGCGGGAACGAAAGTAACTATCAGTAGTGCGGACATTCCTTACATTAAAGAAAGTGTTCTCCACCTGTATAGTATTGGCATACACGAAGTTAACATAAACTGTGTTTTTGAACCCGTCTGGAAACAAGGAGATGAGGCTCTTTTTGAGGAACAACTTATACAGTTGGCCGATGTGATTATAGATGGAGGATATTATCAGGATTACACTTGTTCGTTTTTTACAGAACATATAGGCAAACCTATGGATTGTGTACTGGATAATCAGAATTGGTGTGGAGCCGGTATGATGCTTGCTGTGGATGCAGCAGGTAATTTCTATCCTTGTACTCGTTTTGCCCAATACTCTTTGCGCAGTAAGAAAGCATGGATTATCGGAAATATTCATGATGGCATTGACAAAAACAAGCTTCGTCCATTCTTAACTCTTGACCGTTGTACGCAGAGTGCGAAAGAATGTATTGATTGTGAGGTAGCTAGTGGCTGTGCATGGTGTCAAGGTGAGAACTACGATGCTGCCGACACTCCAACTATTTATCAGCGGAGCACTGCTATCTGCAAAATGCACAAGGCACGCGTTCATGCCAATAACTATTACTGGAACAAGCTTTTCCGTAAACTGGAATTGGAGGGTGAGTGTGATGAGTTTGGGAAAAGGCAAAAGATGTCAAACAATGTAATTTGTTAACGCTATGATTCAATATCTGATTATACAATTAGACGATACAAGTACGTCTTTCTGTTATTATGAAAATAGCGGTAAGGCACGTAGGCTGATAGCTTTGGATGATTTGAAAGCAGGTATATTTTTTGCTATGAAACAAAATTTATCGATTCAGTTTGTGTATCCCGATTACGAACTTCCTGATGAGTATAAGGAAACTATTGAAACTATTGACCATAGCAAGATTGTTCCCGTCGGTTGTCGGGAAGAAGCAGATGTGATGGTTTTCAATGACTGGAACACATTTTTGAGTTTTCAGTTTGCTTCAGGTCAAACTTATGTGCTTCGAACATCAAAAAAGGATTTCTTTGATAAGTATTTGTCTTTAGATTGTATTCTACCAAGGATATATCGTTTAAATATCGTATTTACTGATATAGCCGACTTTACAGATGTAGACTTTACTATTTACAAGCAAGTATTACAAGCTATTTCGAAGATGATTTCGGCATGTTATGCTCAGGGAGAGAATCCGCAACTTAATTTGCTGACTGACCGTATCATGTTAGACAGGATGAACAATTGCAATGCCGGATGGGAAAGCATAACATTGGCACCTGATGGGAAGTTTTATGTTTGTCCCGCTTTTTATCTGGAAGGTGAAGAAGCTGCCATAGGAGATTTGAAAAAAGGTCTTGACATCAAGAATCCGCAACTTTATCGTTTGGATTATGCTCCTCTGTGCCGTATCTGTGATGCTTATCAGTGTAAACGTTGTATTTATCTAAACAGGAAAACTACGTTGGAAGTAAATACTCCTTCGCATGAACAATGTGTTGTTTCACATCTGGAACGA
The DNA window shown above is from Bacteroides faecium and carries:
- a CDS encoding WG repeat-containing protein gives rise to the protein MNRICWMIVFYLVMGTSILNAQTLIPEQNGKGKWGYVDLDGKKVIDYKFKEAYPFIDGKAKVKKGEKWGYIDTKGKEAIKIKYSEMYEWNGDYCKIAEGGSVKDGILTGAKWGYINRRGDIIMKAEYDEIGLFKDGLAYVMKGGKYGYIDDSFHVFIPCKYTAVGTFNERGYCWVNEGGKFDKKKNKDVVKGGKFGVYKRNGDLVVPVKYKAIGVFDELAPDANPLMASIYNDPEYIKQLRKIRKDGYALMRYTPNIFKFSFDVSSEFDFSKTKEYVESHTKELNESYLEKMSEADRKLAEECGSFELLTYSFLSPKKFSKLSMTENTYIVVSNKFGFSSLNGEMHKYNYHKSNEKFFHKIGIFDGNGTMLLPPDKYDLAYSPNNGFITVAREKKKRVQSNYYTIESGKLLFKDWIDVEVVTPFEKGNAVIATHKEQYLIDKEGRKISKDYSLILPMRESVYVVKNGDKCGIIDSLGHEIISPSYNLISPVSEGLMCAQKNKGGLYGFLDKKGEFVIPAMYESAQSFKYGWASVRTKSGWGEIEPDNKMAVECKWNNTAAKEEWKPKLMWVQKENKGLWYCLSTETNQLAFNAGYTGFRNFNRDFEGVAVVWDKNNKVGCISSDGKVLVPCIMPNGNLAMKAYSQMLNQKMGVWTEIDTYKFMIRNNQERNKCELTGTIENDMWDY
- a CDS encoding radical SAM peptide maturase, CXXX-repeat target family, encoding MEIKEQDAGWQFGRTKNITFIVTKDCQLACKYCYLVGKNTKERMSWEVARQAVDYILEREEEFREESVVWDFIGGEPFLEIGLIDRICDYIKVELFRRNHHWFNSYRFSFSTNGINYHEEKVQNFIKKNREHLSIGITIDGTEMKHDLNRVYKITDRGSYKDVARNIPLWLEQFPNAGTKVTISSADIPYIKESVLHLYSIGIHEVNINCVFEPVWKQGDEALFEEQLIQLADVIIDGGYYQDYTCSFFTEHIGKPMDCVLDNQNWCGAGMMLAVDAAGNFYPCTRFAQYSLRSKKAWIIGNIHDGIDKNKLRPFLTLDRCTQSAKECIDCEVASGCAWCQGENYDAADTPTIYQRSTAICKMHKARVHANNYYWNKLFRKLELEGECDEFGKRQKMSNNVIC
- a CDS encoding DUF6175 family protein, which gives rise to MKRIYYVFVLLFFSLNLLGQAKKPELMVVPSLPWCNEKGYVFERTTELGSETLPDYKKALAQDKDLMNVISKIGILMADKGFPLKDLSASIKNMEMINARNAMTLSKNSGAVLTETALDVLKRTAKCDIILEVDWSVNVLGPKKSVTYNLRGIDAYTNMQVAGAQGTGQPSFSAEIPVLVEEAILVNMDNFTSQLQAHFDNLFENGREVSIDINVFDTGAGIDLETEYGENELIDVIEEWLEKHCVKGRFSKAEGSENFAMFNQVRIPMVNENGKAIDTEDFVKELRKMLRKPPYNLVCKVIPSGLGRCQLVIGDK
- a CDS encoding CXXX repeat peptide maturase; the protein is MIQYLIIQLDDTSTSFCYYENSGKARRLIALDDLKAGIFFAMKQNLSIQFVYPDYELPDEYKETIETIDHSKIVPVGCREEADVMVFNDWNTFLSFQFASGQTYVLRTSKKDFFDKYLSLDCILPRIYRLNIVFTDIADFTDVDFTIYKQVLQAISKMISACYAQGENPQLNLLTDRIMLDRMNNCNAGWESITLAPDGKFYVCPAFYLEGEEAAIGDLKKGLDIKNPQLYRLDYAPLCRICDAYQCKRCIYLNRKTTLEVNTPSHEQCVVSHLERNAARALLAVTRQSGNVCMKNVEIKEIRYLDPFDIIKK